The following nucleotide sequence is from Myxococcota bacterium.
TCGACCAGCACCACCGCCTGCACCTGCGCGAGTGAGCCGTCGTCGGCCATGCGCTGCGCGAGCGCCTTGCTGCCGTACAGGCCGTCGTCTTGGTCGATGTTGGCGCCGAAGGCCTCCTCGCCGTCGAAGAACACGAGCTCCACGCCCGCCGTGCGCGGGTCGCCCGAAGTGACTCGTGCGAGCTCGAGCAGCACGGCCGCGCCCGAGGCGCCGTCGTTCGCGCCCACGAACTCGATGCCCGCGATGTGCTTGGTGTCGTAGTGCGTGATCACCAGGGTGCGCGCGGGGCCGGCGCCGTGGCGCGCGATCAGGTTCTCCATGGCCACGGGCGCGGAGCCGCGACGCGGCACCTGGAAGTCGTGTGTCTCGACGCGCCAGCCCGCCTGGCGCAGCCGGTCGCGCAGGAGCTCGCGCGCCTGGCCGGCGGCGGCAGAGCCGGCGGGCCGGGGTCCCAGCTTCACCAGCGCCTCGAGGTCGCGGAAGGCCCGCGCGCCGTCGAACTCCGCGGCTGCGGGCGCCGCGGGCGCCTGCGTGGTCGCGCGGTCACTGCATGCGAGCAGACACCCCGCGGTCACGAGCACGGCCATGCGCACGAGCGGCGACAAGGCCGGGCAGGGTACTGCGCGCGGCCCGCCGCGCCACGCGTTCGGGCTGCGCCGCGACTCCTCTCTCATCCCGCGGTCCCGGTGGAGCGAGCCGTGCTGGTGCGGACGTTCGGTGCGACCGTGTCGGTGATCGACGGTGTGCGTGTCTCGGTCGAAGTCGAGGCGGGCGCGGGGCTGCCCGCGTTCCACATCGTGGGGCAGGCCGACCGGGTCGTGAACGAGAGCCGCGACCGGATCCGCGCGGCGTTCCGCCAGTCAGGTCTCGAGTTCCCGCCCGGGCGAGTCACGGTGAACCTCGCGCCCACCGGCCTGCCCAAGGTGGGTCCGGCGCTCGACCTGCCGATCGCCGTGGCCGTGGCCGGCACGCGCGTCGAGCTCGAGTCCGAGCGCCTGGCGCGCGTGCTGTTCCTGGGCGAGCTCGGCCTCGACGGCGCCCTGCGGCCGGTGCGCGGCGTGCTCGCCATGCTGGGCGCGGCCGAGGACAGCGCGATTCGCGAGGTGGTGGTCGCGCCGGGGAACCTGGGCGAGGCGGCGCTGGGCCCGGACCTGCGCGCGTTCGGCGCGCCCGACCTGGCCAGCGTGCTCGACTGGCTGCGCGGCGAGCGCGCGCTCGATACGCCGGCCGAGCCCCACGAGTCACCGGCGCCGGCGGCCGGCGGGCCCGATCTCGCCGAGGTACACGGTCAGGAGGCCGCCAAGCGCGCGCTCGAGGTCGCGGCCGCGGGCGGTCATGCGCTCTTGCTCGTCGGCCCGCCGGGCAGCGGCAAGACACTGCTCGCGCAGCGCCTGCCGGGAATCCTGCCGCCGCTCGGCTTCGAGGCCGCGCTCGAGGCCACGCGCATCCACAGCGCCGCGGGCGCGCTGGCGGCCGACGGCCTGCTCGCGCAGCCGCCCTTCCGCGCGCCGCACCACAGCACGTCCGACGCCGGCATGGCGGGCGGCGGCCGGCCGCTGCGACCCGGGGAGATCTCGCTCGCGCACCGCGGCGTGTTGTTTCTCGACGAGCTGCCCGAGTTCCGGCGGCCGGTGCTCGAGGCGCTGCGCCAGCCGCTCGAGGAGGGCGAGATCCGGCTCGCGCGCGCCCACGGCAGCGTGCGCCTGCCGGCGCGCTTCCAGCTGATCGCCGCCATGAACCCCTGCCCGTGCGGCTGGCGCGGCACGGCCGCGCGCGAGTGCCGCTGTCTCGAGCCCGAGGTCGCGCGCTACCGCGCGAAGCTCTCGGGCCCGCTGCTCGACCGCATCGACCTACACATTCCGGTGTCGCCCGTGCCGTGGCGCGACATGCTGCGCGCCGGGCCCGCCGGCGAGCCGAGCGCGCGCGTGCGCGAGCGGGTGTGCGCCGCGCGCGAGCGCCAGACGCGCCGCTTCGCTCGGGCCGGGTGGAGCTGCAACGCCGAGATCCCCCATCCGGCGCTCGCCGAGCACTGCCCGCTCGACCCGCCGGCGCGCGCGCTGCTCGAGCGCTCGGTGGCCCGGCTGGGACTCACCATGCGCGCCTTCGTGCGCACGCTGCGCGTGGCGCGCACGCTGGCGGACCTCGACGCCCGCGAGTCGCTCGGCCAGTCGCACGTGGCCGAGGCGCTGGCCTACCGCGCGTTCGCCTGACCGCTCAGGCCTCGATCGGCGTGTAGCGGATCACCGTGCGCGAGCCGTCGGCGTGACTCGACTGGAAGCGCGGCTTCCACTTGCCCCACTCCTCGGGGTACTTGTTGCCGTAGGCCTCGAGCAGGCGCTCGAACGTGCCCGGATCGCGGTCGATCTCGGCGCGGGTCAGGAACGTGGGGGCGCTGGCGAGCTTCTCCTTCGCGCCCGAGTAGGAGCCGAAGTCGCCCACCCAGATGCGGGCCTTCGCCGAGCCCTTCATGACCGAGCGCACCTTCCAGCCCTTGGTCGCGGTCGCAATCACGACTGCGCCCGCGTCGAAGAAGTACCAGACCTCGCCGTGACAGCGGCTCTCGCTGCCGTCCTGCTTGAGCGGCGAGACGTACACGAGCTTGCCCTTGGCGAGTCCGATCTTCGCCGCCTCGGACAGGTCGAAGTGGTCGTGACCCTCGTGCGCTTGCAGCGCGCCCGGCAGCAGTGCCGCCGCGGCCAGCGCGGCCGCGCCCGAGACGAGCAGCTCGCGGCGAGTCAGCGAGCCGAGCGAGTCAGTGCAGGTTTCGGCGGAAGAACTGCGTCGTGCGGTTCCAGGCATCGGTGGCGGCCTCGCGGTTGTAGACGTCGGGGCGCGTATCGTTGAAGAACGCGTGGTCGACGCCGGGGTAGATGTGCAGCTCGAACGACTTGCCCGCGGCCTTCACGTCGCGCTCGAGCTTGCGCGCGATCTCGGGAGTCACGAAGCCATCGCGCTCCGCGAACAGCCCCAGCACCGGCGCGGAGAGCTTGGCGAAGTCGAGGCGCACGTTGGGGTGCACGCCGTAGAAGTCGACGCACGCGCCCACGTCTCCGCTCTTGCAGGCCGTCGCCAGCGCGAGCTGCCCGCCCATGCAGAAGCCCACGGTGCCGACCTTGCGCGCACTGACTCCCTTGCGTGCGAGCAGGAACGCGACCGCGCCCGCGAGGTCGCGCGCCGAGCGGTCGATGTCGAGCGCCATCATGAGCCGGCCCGCGTCGTCGGGCTTTTTGGCCGACTCGCCGCGGTACAGGTCGGGCGCGAGCGCGAAGAAGCCTTCGGCCGCGAAGCGATCGGCCACGGCCTTGATGTGCGGCACCAGCCCCCACCACTCCTGGATCACCACCAGCGCGGGTCCGCTGCCCGAGGCCGGCGTCGCGAGGTAGCCCTGCGCCTGCCCGCCGTTGCTCGCGAACTCGACCATCTGTCCCGCCATCGCCGCCTCCTTGCGCCCTCGCGCGAGTGTATCCCGGCGGCGGGAGCTTCAGTGACTGGTCCCGCGGTTGCGCGGGCGCAGGCGCGTGCGCTCGGCGGCGATCACCAGGTGGTGCGGGCGCTCGCCGGGCGGCGCGCCGGGTGGCGCGGGCTCGGCGGCGTCGATGAGTCGCAGGCCGGCGTTGCGCAGCGCGCCGAGCAGCGCGGGCAGGCTGGCGAGCGGTCCCTTCTGCCCCTCCGCGCGCCACGGGTGCTCGAGCGCGAGCACGAGCCGGCCGCGCGGGTGGAGTAACTTCGCGGCCGAGCGCAGCGCGCGCTCCGGGTCGGCGCTCTCGTGCAGCGCGAGCACGCAGGTCACGAGCTCGAACGGTCCGCGCGGCAGCGAGTCGGGCGCGAGCAGATCGGCGACCGCGAACTCGGGCAGCGGGAGCTCGCCGGACTCCTTGGCCTCGTGGGCCGCCGCGTGCACGGCCGCGGGCGAGGCGTCGATCGCCACGACCTGCGCGCCGCCGGCGGCGAGCTGGCGCGCCAGCGCGCCGCTGCCGCAGCCCACGTCGAGCGCGCGCGCGCCGTGAAGGCGGCCCGCGAGCCGAAGCACGTCCTGCAGCAGGGCCACCCGTTCGGGCGGCAGGCTCTCGCGCATGCGCGCGGTCTCGCGCAGGTGCTGCGCCACCGCGCCCCAGGAACCCGGGCCTCTTCCTGTTTCACGGGGTCGAGACATGGCAGCGGGAGAATAGCCCAGCTCCGCTCGGGGCGGCCCCCGCTCAGCCCTCGTCCGCGAGCTCCATCTCGAGCATGCGGGCCTCGACGTCCGCCATGCGGTGGGTCGGCCCCCGGCCGATGCCCTCGCACAGCGCCCGCGCCTCGGGCGTGAAGCGCCCCCCGGACACCAGGTCGCGCCAGAACGGGAAGGTGCGGCACTGGGTGGGGCGCGCCCCGTAGACCGTGCAGCGGTTGGTCTTGCGCTCGAGGAACACGCAGGTGGAATCGTCGAAGCGCAGCTGGGTGTAGCCGTACTCGTCCACGAACGTGAAGCGGCGCCGGAACTCCTTGAGCGGGAGCTCGAGCTCTTTCGCCAGGTCCGCCGCCTCGTCCGGGTTCAGGTACACGTGCGCGTACTCGCCGCGCGCGGTGCAGCAGCCGCCGCAGCCCGTGCACTCGAAGCGCAGGCCCCGAGCGCTCACCGGCCCTCTTCGCGCATGATCGCGAGCGCGCGGTCGACGTCCTGCGCCGACACGTCGAGGTGGGTCACCGCGCGCAGCGAGTCACTCGAGATCTCGGACAGATATAGCCCGCGCGTGCGCAGCCGCGCCGCCCAGGCGCTGGCGTCGGGGCGGCGGAAGATCACGATGTTGGTCTCGGGCGGAGTCAGAGTGACTCCCGGCAGCGCCGCGAGCCCGTCGGCCAGCCGGCGCGCGTTGGCGTGGTCCTCGCTCAGGCGCTTGGTGTGGTGCTCGAGCGCGTACAGCCCGGCCGCGGCCAGCACGCCCGCCTGGCGCATGCCGCCGCCCTGCATCTTGCGGAAGCGGTGCGCGCGCACGATCCGCTCGCGCGAGCCCGCGACCAGCGAGCCGACCGGCGCCCCCAGCCCCTTCGAGAGACAGCACGACACCGTGTCGAACGGCTCGGCCCAGCGCGCCGCGTCGATGCCGGTCGCCGCCTCGGCATTCCAGATGCGCGCGCCGTCCAGGTGCAGGCGCAGGCCGCGCGCACGCGAGAGCTGGGCGACCTCGCGGATGCGCTCGAGCGGGAAGATGCGGCCGCCGCTGCGGTTGTGCGTGTTCTCGACGCACACCACGCGCGTGCGCGGGAAGTGGTCGTCCGAGGGGTAGATCGCCGCGCGCACGTCCTCGGCGCCGAACGACCCCTGCTCGCCGATCAGCGTGAACTGCACGCCGGCCAGCGCGGCGGCCGCGCCCGACTCGTAGAGCCAGATGTGCGAGTCGCGCGCCGCGATCGCGCCATCGCCGGGCTCGCTGAGTGAGCGCAGCGCGATCTGGTTGGCCATGGTGCCCGACGGCACGAACAGCGCGGCTTCCTTGCCCAGCCGCGCCGCGACCAGCTCCTGCAGCCGGTTCACGGTCGGATCCTCGCCGTACACGTCGTCGCCGACGTCGGCCCGCGCCATCGCCTCGCGCATGGCGGGGGTCGGGCGCGTCACCGTGTCGCTGCGCAGATCGATGCGAGTCACGGAGGCGAGTATAGCGGCGGCTCGAACGGCGGATTGCGCACTTCGAGCAGGCGCGCGCCGCCGTCGAGCTGGAGCTCGACCCGGCCCGACGGGAAGCGCACCTCGCGCGCCTCGGCGGCGCGCGGCTCGTAGAACGCCCAGCGCACCGCGCACGCGCCCTCGCGCAGCAGCCGCCACACGGCATGCGCTTCCAGCGGCGCGTCGGGGCAGACCATGCGCGCGCCGCGGAACTGCTGCGCGTAGGGGTCGAGCTGCCAGCCCAGCAGCGACACGTTCTGGTGCGCGTCGGTGCCCGCGAAGGCGGGAACGCGCCGGCCGGCCGCGAGCAGCGCATCCCAGCGGGCCAGCTCGGCCTCGGGGCGGAGCCAGAGCTCGCGCAGCACGGCCTCGCGGTCGAAGGCGAACCGGACCAGGCGCACGGGCAGGAGCGGCCCGTAGAGCCGCCGGAAATCCGAGGCCGTGTTCTGGATCTCGAGCCCGTCGAAAGGCGCGTCCCAGTCGTGCCAGCCCCCGTGGCTCTCGGGGTGCGGCACGACCGCGAAGCCGCCCTGCGCATGGACGTCCGCGATCACGTCGCGCCCGGGCCGGCCCAGCGCCGGCACGGCGCGCACCACGTCGAGCGCCAGCAAGTGGCCGTCGGCGGTGGCCAGCTCCGCGCCGACCAGCACCAGCACCTTCCGGCCGCTGGGCGCGATGCGCACGCCCGCGTGCTCGACCCCGGGCAGCGGCGCCGGCGCGCTCACGTCGGCGTG
It contains:
- the ltaE gene encoding low-specificity L-threonine aldolase, producing MTRIDLRSDTVTRPTPAMREAMARADVGDDVYGEDPTVNRLQELVAARLGKEAALFVPSGTMANQIALRSLSEPGDGAIAARDSHIWLYESGAAAALAGVQFTLIGEQGSFGAEDVRAAIYPSDDHFPRTRVVCVENTHNRSGGRIFPLERIREVAQLSRARGLRLHLDGARIWNAEAATGIDAARWAEPFDTVSCCLSKGLGAPVGSLVAGSRERIVRAHRFRKMQGGGMRQAGVLAAAGLYALEHHTKRLSEDHANARRLADGLAALPGVTLTPPETNIVIFRRPDASAWAARLRTRGLYLSEISSDSLRAVTHLDVSAQDVDRALAIMREEGR
- a CDS encoding YkgJ family cysteine cluster protein — protein: MSARGLRFECTGCGGCCTARGEYAHVYLNPDEAADLAKELELPLKEFRRRFTFVDEYGYTQLRFDDSTCVFLERKTNRCTVYGARPTQCRTFPFWRDLVSGGRFTPEARALCEGIGRGPTHRMADVEARMLEMELADEG
- a CDS encoding dienelactone hydrolase family protein, with protein sequence MAGQMVEFASNGGQAQGYLATPASGSGPALVVIQEWWGLVPHIKAVADRFAAEGFFALAPDLYRGESAKKPDDAGRLMMALDIDRSARDLAGAVAFLLARKGVSARKVGTVGFCMGGQLALATACKSGDVGACVDFYGVHPNVRLDFAKLSAPVLGLFAERDGFVTPEIARKLERDVKAAGKSFELHIYPGVDHAFFNDTRPDVYNREAATDAWNRTTQFFRRNLH
- a CDS encoding YifB family Mg chelatase-like AAA ATPase yields the protein MLVRTFGATVSVIDGVRVSVEVEAGAGLPAFHIVGQADRVVNESRDRIRAAFRQSGLEFPPGRVTVNLAPTGLPKVGPALDLPIAVAVAGTRVELESERLARVLFLGELGLDGALRPVRGVLAMLGAAEDSAIREVVVAPGNLGEAALGPDLRAFGAPDLASVLDWLRGERALDTPAEPHESPAPAAGGPDLAEVHGQEAAKRALEVAAAGGHALLLVGPPGSGKTLLAQRLPGILPPLGFEAALEATRIHSAAGALAADGLLAQPPFRAPHHSTSDAGMAGGGRPLRPGEISLAHRGVLFLDELPEFRRPVLEALRQPLEEGEIRLARAHGSVRLPARFQLIAAMNPCPCGWRGTAARECRCLEPEVARYRAKLSGPLLDRIDLHIPVSPVPWRDMLRAGPAGEPSARVRERVCAARERQTRRFARAGWSCNAEIPHPALAEHCPLDPPARALLERSVARLGLTMRAFVRTLRVARTLADLDARESLGQSHVAEALAYRAFA
- a CDS encoding M28 family peptidase, whose translation is MSPLVRMAVLVTAGCLLACSDRATTQAPAAPAAAEFDGARAFRDLEALVKLGPRPAGSAAAGQARELLRDRLRQAGWRVETHDFQVPRRGSAPVAMENLIARHGAGPARTLVITHYDTKHIAGIEFVGANDGASGAAVLLELARVTSGDPRTAGVELVFFDGEEAFGANIDQDDGLYGSKALAQRMADDGSLAQVQAVVLVDMVGDRDLNLALDFRSSPELRQAYESAAAKLGQAPPFDPGQAMGVIDDHTPFQEHGVAQSLALIDFQYGSRKSPGPRWHTAGDTLEAVSAESLAAVGKPLVELLRERGAGAGSAP
- a CDS encoding CehA/McbA family metallohydrolase, with the protein product MKSLALAALVGVLHVHHAPSHDSDAPFADVLAAADQDGLDFVVMTDHADVSAPAPLPGVEHAGVRIAPSGRKVLVLVGAELATADGHLLALDVVRAVPALGRPGRDVIADVHAQGGFAVVPHPESHGGWHDWDAPFDGLEIQNTASDFRRLYGPLLPVRLVRFAFDREAVLRELWLRPEAELARWDALLAAGRRVPAFAGTDAHQNVSLLGWQLDPYAQQFRGARMVCPDAPLEAHAVWRLLREGACAVRWAFYEPRAAEAREVRFPSGRVELQLDGGARLLEVRNPPFEPPLYSPP
- a CDS encoding methyltransferase domain-containing protein; translated protein: MSRPRETGRGPGSWGAVAQHLRETARMRESLPPERVALLQDVLRLAGRLHGARALDVGCGSGALARQLAAGGAQVVAIDASPAAVHAAAHEAKESGELPLPEFAVADLLAPDSLPRGPFELVTCVLALHESADPERALRSAAKLLHPRGRLVLALEHPWRAEGQKGPLASLPALLGALRNAGLRLIDAAEPAPPGAPPGERPHHLVIAAERTRLRPRNRGTSH